The Geminocystis sp. NIES-3708 genomic sequence AGAATTTGCATTAATGAAAAACCCATTGAAGAAGAAAAATTAATTAATATTCTTAAACAAATTCAATCTGTAATTGATTTCACTTCCGAATTTCCTACTCAATTTGAAGTTATTACTGCGGCGGCATGGCTCTATTTTGCTCAATCAGAAGTTGATATTGCGATTATGGAGGTAGGACTAGGAGGAAGATTAGATGCTACAAATGTTTGCGATCGCCCTTTAGCTAGTATAATAACTTCGATTAGTCGTGAACATTGGCAAAGATTAGGGGATACTTTAGGGAAGATTGCCACAGAAAAAGCAGGAGTCATTAAAAAAGAATGTCCTGTAATTGTGGGTAATTTACCTCAAGAAGCAAAGGAAGTAGTCGAAAATAAGATTAAAACTTTAAATTGTCCTCATATTTGGGTAAAACCTGCCCAGAAAATCCCTCACAGTTCCGAAAATTGGGCTAAATATGAAGATATTGAATATCCTTTATCTCTTGGGGGTAATATACAATTACAAAATTCTGCTTTGGCGATCGCCACTTGCAAAATACTACGAAAAAAAGGATGGAATCTAAGCCAAGAAGCGATACAGCAAGGTATGAAAAAAGCTAATTGGAGAGGTAGAATTGAATGGGTGAGATGGGAAGGACAAAAAATTCTTATTGACGGAGCTCATAATGTAGCTTCAGCAAGAGTTTTAAGAGAATATGTAGATACTTTCAATAAAGAAATTATCTGGGTTATAGGGATGCTATCCACAAAAGATCATGAAGGGATTTTTCAGACTTTGTTAAGCTCTAACGATGAACTACACTTAGTACCTGTACCTGATCATAGCACTGCGACAACAGAACATTTATCAGAATTAGCAAAAAAGGTCAATTTTCAGTTAAAAAAAGTTAATCAATATTCAGATTTGTTTATGGCATTAGACACGGTAAAAAAAACAGTTAATAATGATAAACAAATTATTGTTATTTGTGGCTCATTATACTTATTAGGATATTTTTTAAAAATAAATTAAAAAACTTCTATGATTATATTTGCTTTATGAATTTCTTGAGGTTGTAAATATTTTAATTGTTCTCCTGTATTAATACTATTACGAGGTGAACTCCAAGGTTCGAGACAAATATAATCTTTATCCTTTAATGTCCAAAATACTAAGGTAGAAAATAATTCAGTGAAAGTTATATCAACTTTTAAATTACGTTTATAATCAGCAAAAGATGTTTTTTGTTCACTTATTTGAGTAAAAGCAATGTCAATTTCTTCCGTAGAATAGTCTAATTCTCCATTAAATGGATAAGTAATATCTCCATTTTTATTATGATATTCAGTAGCAGGAATTTGCAAGTTTAATTGATTTTTATCATTGCAATAAAAATAAGGATGAAAACCGACAGAAAAAGGCATTTTTTCTTGAGATTTATTTTGATATAATTGCTCGATAATTAACTTTTTTCCTAATAATTTATAAGTAAATTGTAACTCAAATTCAAAGGGATAAAC encodes the following:
- a CDS encoding folylpolyglutamate synthase/dihydrofolate synthase family protein, with amino-acid sequence MTENIDLLLESYQKFGINLGLERIEKLLQLLDNPHKKVSIIHVAGTNGKGSVCAYLSSIFTQAGYKTGRFTSPHLVNWNERICINEKPIEEEKLINILKQIQSVIDFTSEFPTQFEVITAAAWLYFAQSEVDIAIMEVGLGGRLDATNVCDRPLASIITSISREHWQRLGDTLGKIATEKAGVIKKECPVIVGNLPQEAKEVVENKIKTLNCPHIWVKPAQKIPHSSENWAKYEDIEYPLSLGGNIQLQNSALAIATCKILRKKGWNLSQEAIQQGMKKANWRGRIEWVRWEGQKILIDGAHNVASARVLREYVDTFNKEIIWVIGMLSTKDHEGIFQTLLSSNDELHLVPVPDHSTATTEHLSELAKKVNFQLKKVNQYSDLFMALDTVKKTVNNDKQIIVICGSLYLLGYFLKIN
- a CDS encoding aldose epimerase; translation: MFNIAIKQEEYLTYILKDLDSNSRLEIVPEKGGIVTDWTIQGQKILYLDQERFKNPQLSVRGGIPILFPICGNLPDNIFNYQDQQYILKQHGFARDLPWKVISQSTDSSANIILSLKSNSETLKVYPFEFELQFTYKLLGKKLIIEQLYQNKSQEKMPFSVGFHPYFYCNDKNQLNLQIPATEYHNKNGDITYPFNGELDYSTEEIDIAFTQISEQKTSFADYKRNLKVDITFTELFSTLVFWTLKDKDYICLEPWSSPRNSINTGEQLKYLQPQEIHKANIIIEVF